The proteins below are encoded in one region of Methanofollis aquaemaris:
- a CDS encoding TVP38/TMEM64 family protein, giving the protein MWLRRAVPFIWASVIVLGLTAYVLHPGYFSLAALEGTTDEHRAVALILYFLILSVRGLVLVPSTPLLLSGIVLFDPLEAFVVSMLGILTSSTLVHCCARRLGFDAVLEERYPEQSEQIRAHLMEHQFPVIAGWSICPIVPTDLVVYLASTLRVPLWKCLVGVGAGEGVLLSVYILIIRGMLLA; this is encoded by the coding sequence ATGTGGCTGCGACGGGCCGTCCCCTTCATCTGGGCCTCCGTGATCGTCCTCGGCCTGACGGCGTATGTGCTGCACCCCGGGTACTTCAGCCTCGCCGCCCTCGAGGGCACCACCGACGAGCACCGTGCCGTCGCCCTCATTCTCTACTTCCTCATCCTCTCGGTCAGGGGTCTGGTCCTCGTCCCCTCGACGCCCCTCCTTCTATCCGGGATCGTGCTCTTCGATCCCCTGGAGGCATTTGTCGTGAGCATGCTCGGCATCCTCACCTCCTCCACCCTGGTCCACTGCTGCGCACGCCGCCTCGGTTTCGACGCCGTCCTCGAGGAGCGGTATCCCGAACAATCGGAGCAGATCAGAGCCCACCTCATGGAACACCAGTTTCCCGTCATCGCCGGGTGGAGCATCTGCCCCATTGTCCCGACCGACCTCGTCGTCTACCTCGCCTCCACGCTCAGGGTTCCGCTCTGGAAGTGCCTGGTCGGGGTGGGGGCGGGTGAGGGGGTCCTGCTCTCCGTGTACATATTGATCATCAGGGGGATGCTCCTGGCCTGA
- a CDS encoding NAD(P)/FAD-dependent oxidoreductase — MEEYDLIAVGSGSAMPVVEAYLEDCPKARVAVIDRDEPGGICLTRGCIPSKMLLYPAELVRTVERAGEFGVKAGLEGVDFAAVMGRMRTYVQEEVTGIRTSLEASPAIDYYTGRWPSSQAHTPSRPAGPGCMPR, encoded by the coding sequence ATGGAAGAGTACGACCTCATCGCCGTCGGTTCGGGCTCGGCGATGCCGGTGGTGGAAGCCTATCTTGAGGACTGCCCGAAGGCCAGGGTTGCAGTCATCGACAGAGACGAACCCGGCGGGATCTGCCTGACCCGCGGCTGCATCCCCTCGAAGATGCTCCTCTACCCGGCCGAACTGGTGCGGACGGTCGAGCGGGCGGGCGAGTTTGGGGTGAAGGCCGGACTGGAGGGGGTCGACTTCGCCGCGGTGATGGGGCGGATGCGGACCTATGTGCAGGAGGAAGTCACCGGGATCAGGACGAGTCTGGAGGCCTCCCCTGCCATCGACTACTATACCGGGAGGTGGCCGAGTTCACAGGCCCATACACCCTCTCGGCCGGCGGGACCGGGATGCATGCCCCGATGA
- a CDS encoding DUF504 domain-containing protein, with protein MRTSHKLLLRLLHDPDYDFDEVEVTYLDRGAPADRSTVRGSEIRAIEGGHFIVRPEGEEKYIPIHRLIEIRYRGRRLWERAVGGVVLE; from the coding sequence ATGCGGACAAGTCACAAACTCCTCCTCCGTCTTCTCCACGACCCGGACTACGACTTTGATGAGGTGGAGGTGACGTACCTCGACCGCGGGGCACCGGCCGATCGTTCTACGGTGAGGGGGAGCGAGATCAGGGCGATCGAGGGCGGGCACTTCATCGTCCGCCCGGAGGGGGAGGAGAAGTACATCCCCATCCACCGCCTCATCGAGATCCGGTATCGTGGCCGGCGACTCTGGGAACGGGCGGTGGGAGGAGTTGTGCTGGAATAA
- a CDS encoding glycerophosphodiester phosphodiesterase: protein MSPPPTVTSILSQCMPPGMFIIGHRGARAVAPENTLAALRKGMACADSVEVDVRQTEDGALVTVHDPTVDRTTDGHGAVGALSLREVRRLDAGGGEQVPTFEEVLDLVLRRCGLVVEIKEIGTEASVCEAIREHGTDRILIVSFHASSLEVVREILPQVTTGLIFSRPIEDSIGLALSVGASALLPRADRLNRDLFEQAHAHYLLVVPWVLNTEGEVRRAAAMGVDGFATDNPCAARRWVEGLLMVEAAR from the coding sequence ATGTCCCCTCCCCCGACCGTCACCTCTATATTATCGCAGTGCATGCCTCCCGGCATGTTCATCATCGGCCACCGGGGGGCGCGGGCCGTCGCCCCGGAGAATACTCTCGCGGCGCTCAGGAAGGGGATGGCATGCGCCGACTCTGTCGAGGTCGACGTCCGCCAGACCGAAGACGGCGCCCTGGTGACGGTCCACGACCCCACCGTCGACCGGACGACCGACGGGCACGGTGCGGTCGGGGCCCTCAGCCTCCGCGAGGTGCGGCGCCTCGACGCCGGCGGGGGCGAGCAGGTGCCGACCTTTGAGGAGGTGCTCGACCTCGTCCTGCGGCGGTGCGGGCTCGTGGTGGAGATCAAAGAGATCGGGACCGAGGCGTCGGTCTGCGAGGCGATCAGGGAACATGGAACCGACCGGATCCTCATCGTCTCCTTCCATGCCTCCAGCCTCGAAGTGGTCAGGGAGATCCTCCCGCAGGTGACGACCGGGCTCATCTTCTCGCGGCCCATCGAGGACTCCATCGGCCTCGCCCTCTCGGTCGGGGCCAGCGCCCTCCTCCCGCGCGCCGACCGCCTCAACCGCGACCTCTTCGAGCAGGCCCATGCCCACTATCTCCTCGTCGTCCCCTGGGTGTTGAACACCGAGGGTGAGGTGCGGCGGGCGGCGGCCATGGGCGTGGACGGTTTCGCCACCGACAACCCGTGTGCGGCGCGGCGATGGGTCGAGGGCCTCCTCATGGTGGAGGCGGCCCGGTGA
- a CDS encoding FAD-dependent oxidoreductase, with protein sequence MAEFTGPYTLSAGGTGMHAPMILLCTGSRPAVPPVAGLEKVGYLTSDTLLGLEELPESVAVIGGGYIAAEYGHFLAAMGAEVTVIGRNPRFLPAEEPEVSALARRELGRHLTIVTGHEVRRAGKNAAGEIRLIARDRLGGKDAEFVADAVLVTSGRRPNTDLLHPERAGIRTDAHGWIAVDEYLRTSSPNVWAFGDANGKYLFKHVGNYEAKIVYQNAVLGERVKATYDAVPHAVFTDPEIAAVGPGEQEAAERYGEDGILIGFQRYEETAKGVAMGVKDGFVKVILERATLKILGAHIIGPFASILIQEIVTAMYFPVGTAEAVMESMHIHPALPEVVQRACLNLMTPHEYAGVIGRHV encoded by the coding sequence GTGGCCGAGTTCACAGGCCCATACACCCTCTCGGCCGGCGGGACCGGGATGCATGCCCCGATGATCCTTCTCTGCACGGGATCGCGCCCGGCCGTCCCGCCGGTCGCCGGCCTCGAAAAGGTCGGATATCTCACCAGCGACACGCTCCTCGGACTGGAAGAACTTCCCGAAAGCGTGGCCGTCATCGGGGGCGGGTACATCGCTGCGGAGTACGGCCACTTCCTCGCGGCCATGGGCGCGGAGGTGACGGTCATCGGGAGAAACCCGAGGTTCCTCCCTGCCGAAGAGCCCGAGGTCTCCGCGCTCGCACGGCGAGAACTCGGCCGCCACCTCACCATCGTCACCGGCCACGAGGTGCGGCGGGCCGGGAAGAACGCGGCCGGAGAGATCAGGCTCATTGCCAGAGACCGGCTCGGCGGCAAAGACGCGGAGTTCGTCGCCGACGCCGTGCTGGTCACATCAGGACGGCGCCCCAACACCGACCTCCTTCACCCGGAACGGGCCGGGATCAGGACCGACGCTCACGGGTGGATCGCGGTGGACGAGTATCTCCGGACCTCCAGTCCCAATGTCTGGGCGTTCGGCGACGCAAACGGGAAGTACCTCTTCAAGCATGTCGGCAACTACGAGGCAAAGATCGTCTACCAGAACGCGGTCCTCGGAGAACGGGTGAAGGCGACATATGATGCCGTACCGCACGCCGTCTTCACCGACCCCGAGATCGCCGCCGTCGGCCCGGGCGAGCAGGAGGCCGCGGAACGATATGGGGAGGACGGGATCCTGATCGGTTTCCAGCGCTACGAAGAGACGGCAAAAGGAGTGGCGATGGGAGTGAAGGACGGTTTTGTGAAGGTGATCCTGGAGCGTGCGACCCTCAAGATCCTCGGGGCGCATATCATCGGCCCCTTTGCGTCGATTCTCATCCAGGAGATCGTCACCGCGATGTACTTCCCCGTGGGGACGGCGGAGGCGGTGATGGAGAGCATGCATATCCACCCCGCTCTTCCCGAGGTGGTGCAGCGGGCATGTCTCAACCTGATGACCCCTCACGAGTATGCCGGCGTCATCGGGCGGCATGTCTGA
- a CDS encoding NAD(P)-dependent malic enzyme, which yields MGRDIYAESLDLHERHHGKIGIRGKVPVRTAHDLALTYTPGVAGVCRRIAAEPDLAYRYTLKANTVAVVSDGSAVLGLGDIGGSGAIPVMEGKALLFKEFAGIDAFPICFADKDQDLVGQIRNIAPVFGGINLEDIAAPRCFAIEEELQDLGIPVMHDDQHGTGVVVLAALVNACRVLGRDFADLKIVVSGAGAAGYGIARLLTCLGMDRTLCTPVGDIIVCDSRGTLYRGRSDLLTRPHKYILAHETNRRNLDGTLADALVGADVFIGVSAPGIVTKEMVGSMNDDPIVLAMANPVPEIMPGEAAAAGAAIVGTGRSDFQNQVNNVLAFPGIFRGALDAAASGITDEMKLAAAAALAATVDRPRPDRILPDVLDRRVAGAVAAGVQEAAVRCGCARRHAPAQRV from the coding sequence ATGGGGCGAGACATCTACGCCGAATCGCTGGACCTCCATGAACGCCACCATGGAAAGATCGGTATCAGGGGGAAGGTGCCGGTCAGGACGGCCCACGACCTGGCCCTCACCTACACGCCGGGTGTCGCCGGGGTGTGCCGCCGGATCGCCGCCGAGCCCGACCTCGCCTACCGCTACACCCTCAAGGCCAACACCGTGGCGGTCGTCTCAGACGGTTCGGCGGTCCTCGGGCTCGGTGACATCGGGGGCTCCGGGGCCATCCCGGTGATGGAGGGCAAGGCCCTGCTCTTCAAGGAGTTCGCGGGGATCGACGCCTTTCCCATCTGTTTTGCCGACAAAGACCAGGATCTTGTCGGGCAGATCCGAAATATCGCCCCGGTCTTTGGCGGGATCAACCTGGAGGACATCGCGGCGCCGCGATGTTTTGCGATCGAAGAAGAACTCCAGGATCTCGGGATCCCGGTGATGCACGACGACCAGCACGGGACCGGGGTGGTGGTCCTGGCGGCCCTCGTCAATGCCTGCCGGGTCCTCGGCAGGGACTTTGCGGACCTGAAGATCGTGGTCAGCGGGGCCGGTGCGGCCGGGTACGGCATCGCCCGTCTCCTCACCTGCCTGGGGATGGACCGGACCCTCTGCACCCCGGTCGGGGATATCATCGTCTGCGACAGCAGGGGGACGCTGTACCGCGGGCGGTCCGACCTCCTCACGCGTCCGCACAAATACATCCTCGCCCATGAGACCAACCGCCGGAACCTGGACGGCACCCTCGCCGATGCGCTGGTCGGCGCCGACGTCTTCATCGGGGTCTCGGCGCCGGGGATCGTAACCAAAGAGATGGTCGGGTCGATGAACGACGACCCGATCGTCCTTGCCATGGCCAACCCGGTGCCTGAGATCATGCCGGGCGAGGCGGCGGCCGCGGGGGCGGCGATCGTCGGGACCGGCCGGAGCGACTTCCAGAACCAGGTCAACAACGTCCTTGCCTTCCCCGGGATCTTCAGGGGCGCCCTCGACGCCGCCGCGTCCGGGATCACTGACGAGATGAAACTGGCGGCCGCCGCCGCCCTCGCCGCCACGGTCGATCGGCCCCGCCCCGACCGGATACTCCCCGACGTCCTCGACCGCCGGGTTGCGGGTGCCGTCGCCGCCGGGGTGCAGGAGGCGGCGGTGCGGTGCGGGTGCGCCCGGCGGCACGCACCGGCACAAAGGGTTTGA
- a CDS encoding FAD-dependent oxidoreductase, producing the protein MSVHAEIHAHDLVIVGGGLTGLRAALRACRAGVETAVVSKVHPLRSHSVAAQGGINAALGNAPGYEEDTWEAHAFDTVKGSDYLADQDAVAVMCREAPAAVIELEHLGAVFSRTKEGKIAQRPFGGAGFPRTCYAADRTGHNILHTLYEQLMAADVAFYEEYFVTSLVTDGRRCTGCAALSLPAGEMHAFPAKAVLLATGGFGRLYSRSTNALINTGDGAALALRAGARLKDMEFVQFHPTSLVGTNILITEGARGEGGILLNREGERFMARYAPRSLDLAPRDVVARAIETEVAEGRGFPGGSVHLDLTALGAEKIMVRLPGIRQIALDFAGIDPVVEPLPVQPAQHYSMGGIAVDDRGRSGVPGLYAAGECACVSVHGANRLGGNSLLETVVFGRRAADGIVAAVRESARPDPGPVVEAAATDERRVAALRARETGEKVPALLRELKETMYRSFGIFREEQKMQDGLSALMDLRRRAAGASVGDRGRRFNLALVNLLELEGLLLVGETVARGALMRQESRGSHTRTDFPARDDGRYLRHTMTRLANGEVVISYAPVTPGTFEPQERVY; encoded by the coding sequence ATGAGCGTGCATGCTGAGATCCATGCCCATGACCTGGTCATCGTCGGCGGCGGACTGACCGGGCTCAGGGCGGCACTCCGGGCCTGCCGGGCCGGGGTGGAGACGGCGGTGGTCTCCAAGGTCCACCCGCTCAGGTCCCACTCGGTCGCCGCCCAGGGCGGGATCAACGCCGCCCTCGGGAACGCACCCGGCTACGAGGAGGACACATGGGAGGCACACGCCTTCGACACCGTGAAGGGCTCGGACTATCTTGCCGACCAGGACGCCGTCGCCGTGATGTGCCGGGAGGCCCCTGCGGCCGTGATCGAACTCGAACATCTGGGCGCGGTCTTCTCCAGGACAAAAGAGGGGAAGATCGCCCAGCGCCCCTTCGGCGGGGCCGGGTTCCCGCGGACCTGCTATGCCGCCGACCGGACCGGCCACAATATCCTGCACACCCTATATGAACAGTTGATGGCGGCCGACGTCGCCTTTTATGAGGAATATTTCGTCACCTCGCTGGTGACCGACGGAAGGCGGTGCACCGGGTGCGCGGCCCTCTCCCTCCCCGCCGGCGAGATGCACGCCTTCCCGGCAAAGGCGGTGCTGCTCGCGACCGGGGGGTTCGGGCGGTTGTACAGCCGGTCGACCAACGCCCTCATCAATACCGGCGACGGGGCGGCCCTTGCCCTCCGTGCCGGGGCGAGGCTCAAGGACATGGAGTTCGTCCAGTTCCACCCGACCTCGCTTGTCGGGACGAACATCCTGATCACCGAGGGGGCGCGGGGGGAAGGAGGAATTCTCCTCAACCGGGAAGGGGAACGGTTCATGGCGCGTTACGCCCCCCGTTCCCTCGACCTCGCCCCGCGCGACGTCGTCGCCAGGGCGATCGAGACCGAGGTCGCCGAAGGCCGGGGTTTTCCGGGGGGCTCTGTCCACCTCGACCTCACCGCTCTCGGTGCCGAAAAGATCATGGTGCGGCTGCCCGGCATCAGGCAGATCGCCCTGGACTTTGCAGGCATCGACCCTGTCGTCGAACCGCTCCCGGTTCAGCCTGCCCAGCACTACTCGATGGGCGGGATCGCCGTCGACGACCGGGGGAGAAGCGGGGTGCCGGGGCTGTACGCCGCGGGCGAGTGCGCCTGTGTCAGCGTCCACGGGGCGAACCGTCTCGGTGGCAACTCGCTTCTGGAGACCGTGGTCTTCGGGCGGCGTGCCGCGGACGGCATCGTCGCCGCGGTGAGAGAGAGCGCGAGGCCTGACCCCGGCCCGGTCGTCGAGGCGGCCGCGACCGATGAACGGCGGGTCGCCGCACTCCGCGCCCGCGAGACAGGAGAAAAGGTTCCGGCCCTCCTGCGCGAACTGAAGGAGACGATGTATCGCTCTTTCGGGATCTTCAGGGAAGAGCAGAAGATGCAGGACGGGCTCTCGGCCCTCATGGACCTTCGCAGGCGTGCCGCCGGGGCCTCGGTCGGCGACCGGGGCCGGAGGTTCAATCTGGCGCTTGTCAACCTCCTCGAACTGGAGGGCCTCCTCCTCGTCGGGGAGACGGTGGCCCGCGGGGCACTGATGCGCCAGGAGAGTCGGGGCTCGCACACTCGCACCGACTTTCCGGCGCGGGACGACGGACGCTATCTCAGGCACACGATGACGCGTCTGGCCAACGGCGAAGTGGTCATCTCGTACGCACCTGTGACCCCCGGCACCTTCGAACCGCAGGAGCGGGTGTACTGA
- a CDS encoding succinate dehydrogenase/fumarate reductase iron-sulfur subunit: MMLKVLRHDGRPETAPHYDLFEIDPEPGMTVLGALFRVREVYDDSLAFRYSCRGAVCGSCAMLVNRYPALACRTQVAGLLAGEEREPLAPYPAIEGGEAWDAGTTVLVEPLPHLPVLRDLVVDMAPFFAHYRAMRPTFAPADRAPERERSMAPETAGALEVYTACLLCGACYGACPVDGDDPAYAGPAALAKVYRFHLDPREAGNGRRLRTADTPDGWWRCEFHANCRRVCPRGIEPNVAIGRARAELTRRKKGGE; encoded by the coding sequence ATGATGCTGAAGGTCTTGCGGCACGACGGCCGACCAGAGACGGCGCCGCACTATGACCTCTTCGAGATCGATCCCGAACCAGGCATGACCGTGCTCGGTGCGCTCTTCAGGGTACGAGAGGTCTACGACGATTCCCTCGCCTTCAGGTATTCCTGCCGGGGTGCGGTCTGCGGGAGTTGCGCGATGCTCGTCAACCGGTACCCGGCCCTGGCCTGCAGGACGCAGGTGGCCGGACTGCTCGCCGGGGAGGAGCGCGAACCGCTCGCGCCTTATCCGGCGATCGAGGGGGGCGAGGCGTGGGATGCCGGGACGACGGTGCTGGTCGAACCTCTCCCCCACCTGCCGGTGCTCCGCGACCTCGTCGTGGACATGGCACCCTTCTTCGCGCACTACCGGGCGATGAGGCCGACCTTCGCCCCGGCGGACCGGGCACCCGAGCGCGAGCGGTCGATGGCGCCTGAGACTGCCGGAGCCCTTGAGGTCTACACCGCCTGTCTCCTCTGCGGGGCCTGCTATGGTGCCTGCCCGGTCGACGGAGACGATCCCGCCTACGCGGGCCCCGCGGCCCTGGCAAAGGTGTACCGCTTCCACCTCGACCCCAGGGAGGCGGGGAACGGCCGCCGCCTCAGGACTGCGGACACTCCCGATGGGTGGTGGCGGTGCGAGTTCCACGCCAACTGCCGGCGGGTCTGCCCGCGGGGGATCGAACCGAACGTGGCCATCGGGCGGGCGCGGGCCGAACTGACGAGACGAAAGAAGGGGGGTGAGTGA
- a CDS encoding GntT/GntP/DsdX family permease, protein MQTFFAFIVVLLLIAVATVRYRLNPFLTLFSAAVLYGLLAGIPASEVVGTAAAGAGKVFVLLAVVVFAGSVVAGVLETPGYREQIVRDLSVLLRRPTWVGAITGAILAVPFMCCMTAFIVSSPILSCLSDRKSALYAAAIGSALSFTLIYPTPVTLAAAAAAPEFSAGDYLIVALPLVLLLLIGVGAAMGRGSAQTVPPSQAPTVGRQAWVPLLLPLVCAAAALIWPVFGDGSVQAALLFGMAGALFLLPGEERHTALKWGTKHAGVIIYDLCGAGALGGVILASSFPQDAFGLLDGVVPLLLLPLIFAVLVQAAQGSRVVTAVVTAGVASSVPLHPVALVLLIAAGALSISAFSDPYFWLVGRTTGDSPTVVLRRYTLPLMGVSVIVAIAGVLAGVLL, encoded by the coding sequence GTGCAGACATTCTTTGCATTTATCGTCGTGCTCCTCCTGATCGCGGTCGCGACTGTCAGATACCGCCTCAACCCCTTCCTGACCCTCTTCTCTGCGGCGGTCCTGTACGGTCTTCTTGCAGGCATCCCGGCATCCGAGGTCGTCGGGACCGCCGCGGCCGGTGCGGGAAAGGTCTTCGTCCTCCTGGCCGTGGTCGTCTTTGCCGGATCGGTCGTCGCCGGCGTGCTCGAAACTCCGGGGTACCGCGAGCAGATCGTACGAGATCTCTCCGTCCTGCTCAGACGGCCCACCTGGGTCGGTGCGATCACGGGTGCCATCCTTGCCGTCCCGTTTATGTGCTGCATGACCGCGTTCATCGTCTCTTCCCCCATCCTCTCCTGCCTCTCCGACCGGAAGAGTGCCCTCTATGCCGCGGCCATCGGGAGCGCTCTCTCCTTCACGCTGATCTACCCGACCCCGGTCACCCTTGCGGCCGCGGCGGCGGCACCGGAATTTTCCGCCGGCGACTATCTCATAGTCGCCCTCCCGCTCGTGCTGCTCCTTCTCATCGGAGTCGGTGCGGCGATGGGCCGGGGCAGTGCTCAGACGGTTCCTCCTTCCCAGGCCCCGACCGTCGGTCGGCAGGCATGGGTGCCGCTCCTCCTCCCTCTGGTCTGTGCCGCTGCGGCATTGATCTGGCCGGTCTTCGGCGACGGGTCGGTCCAGGCGGCCCTGCTCTTCGGGATGGCCGGCGCCCTCTTCCTCCTCCCCGGCGAAGAGCGGCACACCGCCCTCAAGTGGGGAACAAAACATGCCGGCGTGATCATCTACGACCTCTGCGGCGCCGGTGCGCTGGGCGGCGTCATCCTGGCAAGTTCCTTCCCACAGGATGCGTTCGGACTGCTGGACGGCGTCGTGCCCCTCCTTCTCCTCCCCCTCATCTTTGCCGTCCTGGTCCAGGCGGCGCAGGGATCAAGGGTGGTGACCGCCGTCGTGACTGCGGGCGTCGCCTCGTCGGTTCCCCTGCATCCGGTCGCCCTCGTGCTGCTCATTGCCGCGGGGGCCCTCTCGATCTCCGCATTCAGCGACCCCTATTTCTGGCTGGTCGGGAGGACGACCGGAGACTCCCCGACCGTGGTGCTGAGACGCTACACCCTCCCGCTGATGGGAGTATCTGTGATCGTCGCCATTGCAGGGGTGCTGGCCGGCGTGCTCCTCTGA
- a CDS encoding aspartate ammonia-lyase, whose amino-acid sequence MSERVSTRQERDSLGTREVPAEVYWGIQTLRAVENFSVSGVREPAALVRAYLVLKKAAAYANMALGEVDGERGGAIVRAADEGLEGRFDDQFPVDVFQAGAGTSFHMNVNEVLANRALELLGREKGDYAYLSPNDHVNRGQSTNDTFPTASHIAIITEADRLLAALDSLALAFSTKGEEFSDVQKSGRTHLMDALPLTLGDEFAAYAAALRRAAWRVRERREDLMEVAIGGTANGTGANAHPQFRETVLADLNRFTGLGLVPAGDSFEALQSRAQMAAFSGALRELALELIRIANDLRLLGSGPTSGLAEITLPAVQPGSSIMAGKVNPVMAECLDMVAFQVVGNDTAVALAAQAGQVDLNVMTPVMTFNILTSLSLLISFLPLFEKKCVAGIGANRGQARASLMKNPALATLLSPRIGYLRAAELAEEAMRRGVAVPALAVEKGYLTEKEAAELFDMERMARSLYAGYPWTHREKKE is encoded by the coding sequence GTGAGTGAGAGGGTGTCCACCCGTCAGGAACGCGACTCGCTTGGCACGCGGGAGGTGCCGGCAGAGGTCTACTGGGGTATCCAGACCCTGCGGGCGGTCGAGAATTTTTCGGTGAGCGGCGTGCGGGAACCCGCGGCACTGGTGAGGGCGTACCTCGTGCTCAAGAAGGCGGCGGCTTATGCAAATATGGCCCTCGGCGAGGTCGACGGGGAACGAGGGGGGGCGATCGTCAGGGCCGCGGACGAGGGGCTTGAAGGGCGCTTCGACGACCAGTTCCCGGTGGACGTCTTCCAGGCCGGTGCGGGGACGTCCTTTCACATGAATGTCAACGAGGTGCTGGCAAACCGCGCCCTCGAACTCCTCGGACGCGAGAAAGGGGACTATGCCTACCTCTCCCCAAACGACCATGTCAACAGGGGCCAGTCGACCAACGACACCTTCCCGACGGCCTCGCATATCGCGATCATCACCGAGGCCGACCGTCTCCTCGCGGCCCTCGACTCGCTGGCCCTTGCCTTCTCCACAAAAGGGGAGGAGTTCTCCGACGTCCAGAAGAGCGGGCGGACTCACCTGATGGACGCCCTGCCCCTCACCCTCGGCGACGAGTTTGCGGCCTATGCCGCGGCGCTCCGCCGGGCGGCCTGGCGGGTGAGGGAGCGGCGGGAAGATCTCATGGAGGTGGCCATCGGCGGGACGGCGAACGGCACCGGGGCCAACGCCCACCCGCAGTTCCGCGAGACGGTCCTCGCCGACCTCAACCGGTTCACCGGCCTCGGACTCGTTCCGGCCGGCGACTCCTTCGAGGCCCTCCAGAGCCGCGCGCAGATGGCGGCCTTCTCCGGCGCCCTGCGAGAACTCGCCCTCGAACTGATCAGGATCGCCAACGACCTCAGGCTCCTTGGCTCAGGCCCGACGAGCGGCCTGGCCGAGATCACCCTCCCGGCCGTCCAGCCGGGTTCCTCGATCATGGCCGGGAAAGTGAATCCGGTGATGGCCGAGTGCCTCGACATGGTCGCCTTCCAGGTGGTGGGCAACGACACCGCCGTGGCCCTCGCTGCGCAGGCCGGGCAGGTCGACCTGAACGTGATGACGCCGGTGATGACCTTCAACATCCTCACCTCCCTCTCGCTCCTCATCTCCTTCCTCCCGCTCTTCGAGAAGAAGTGCGTCGCCGGGATAGGCGCGAACCGCGGGCAGGCCCGCGCCTCCCTGATGAAGAACCCGGCCCTCGCCACGCTCCTCTCGCCACGGATCGGCTATCTCAGGGCGGCCGAACTCGCCGAGGAGGCGATGCGCCGGGGGGTGGCGGTCCCGGCCCTCGCCGTGGAGAAGGGGTACCTCACCGAGAAAGAGGCGGCAGAACTCTTCGATATGGAGAGGATGGCGCGGAGTCTGTATGCCGGGTACCCCTGGACGCACCGGGAAAAAAAAGAGTGA